The DNA region GCTAAATGTTAACAGTAAAGACAAATCATACAATAATAGTTAGCTAAATTCAGTGATATGAACCTTCATATTGAACTGATGACATGTTTGTTCAGATATCTTAAAGTAATACTATGAAACATTTTACACTTTCGTTTTTGGTCCATGATTATTTGTTATTCAGTTTCCCATCCTAAAAATGGGGAGTGATGATAAGTCATAGGAACTTTTGTTACCATCCGTTTTGTAGAAACTCATTGAGCTTCATCACATGATTACAAATTATTGCTTCCTTTGCGATCATTCTCTCCACCCACTAAAGGTGTAGTTGAGTGAATTCactttttagttcatatttTGCCTTTTCCCTCGATGAATTTTAGGGATAGGAACAGGGAAGTTTTGGAAATTGTGCACTAGATTTGTATGAGTACCATAATTCGCTAGTTGTTTGCTTTTGGAAtttgcgattcgctcaaaatgactcAAAAATAGCCAAAAACCAATCATTATTCGCTTTTTGTGATTTGCGATTTGCAAGaaaattagcgaatcatgtgacactaatGGATACATATTCAGTTGATGCAGTAAGACATCTGTTTAATTTGTATCTTTTTTAGTATCTGATTGGTTTTGATATGAAGTTTATGTATGACTAACATAACGGAGAAGCTGACCTGCTACCTGTTTTCTTGAACTACAGTGGCATAAGAGGGGGCTGTTTTAGCATCGCAAATATGATCCTTGTGAGTGAAGCTTTTCcatgttttcttcttttttccttAAGTTAGTATGTAAAATGAGCAGTAAGTGTCTACCTGCTGTTTTCtccaatataaaaacaaaacacCAAAGCTTTAATCCCTACATATGTGGTCAACtatatgaaccaaaacaaatcagcGTTGAAAATTATCTCTACTAATTATTCAACCCtttctaatattaataattatatccAAATCTAATTTATCCTGATTGATAGTGCAAATTTTAATTACCGCAAGCACGGTGTACATGTAGCtacgggtcgaacacaaggagatGAGTTAACTAATTTGTTTGCTTTATGACTACAAGACACGGATTAACTAAGTAGTTAGGTTGAGAAACTAATACTACGATGcaaattaaactaataattaaagctAAGACAATGATTAATACGAgaataataatatgacaaatcTAGGGCGTCGGGAATTACCTAATTCTAACATAGAAAtcaattactctcataattgtatgaaGTTGAGTTATTGGCATaattaaacgtgatctaattaacctcaagcttccgctctattgatcaatatcggtTTAATACCTTACTAgtattaatcctcaaacttccgttttattggctaaactagtaggaatttaacttaaatatatcttaatcctaaattaatctcaatctcaaacttccgttttattgaaaagattaataaagatatttaaaccaAGATTCATTAAGTATAGGTTTAATCATAGActcaaatttcacacaattaatgAATAAAATATCATCCCATGCTTCGAATTAGGGCTTTTACCCTAACCCTAGAGAGGAAAGCTACTCACTAGACATGGTAATAACAATGCAATTCATTATGAATGATGACTTGATAGAAACACTAAACATAAAAACGATGAGTGATTTCAATgcacaaagataaataataaagcaataaataaagaaaacttactAATTGAGAAGAACGAAAATGTAAATTGCAAGAAAGTTCAACGTAATAATGAAGTTTAGCAACAAAAAGCTTAAAGAAcaaaatgaattatgaagaTTAAAAACTGAAAACTAAAACTGCtgtatcaaaaaaaaataaaaaaataactaccATTATTTATAGTGGCTCCAAAAAATAACTGTCGAATGCACGAAAAAGGCACCTGACGTACTGGCGACGACTCGTGACATCATgggcgacgactcgtcgctttgctACTGCCTGGGTGTGTGACTTCAGTGAGTtggcgacgagtcgtggcaatTTTGAGGACGAGTCGTCACTCAGCCTCTGGAATGCAATGCTCAGATTAGAAAGTATGTGACGAGTCGTGGCATCAGGAGCGACGAGTCGTTGCTTTGGCACTGGACTATGATGCTGAGATCAGTACTtatgcgacgagtcgtggcattTTGtgggacgactcgtcgcttttgtTCTGGACTATAATGCtgagcgacgagtcgtggctttTTGGCATGGCTTAGCTATGACTCGTTTCTTCTCCTTAGGGCTTGTTTGGCTCgatctcttcacttcttttaGGGGTCTTAGGCCATTTCTCCAGGCCTTCACCCTCTTATCACCCCCGGGACATAATAAAACTCCGATTTTGCctcaaaattacataaaatacatTATTAAGCACATGAGAAAAAAATATCGAATAGCACTTACAACACTACCTAAAACTCACTAAAACATCACATAAGAAGCATAAAAATAGCatgaataagtgcaaataattgcacttatcactGATGAATGTGCTACATTTGGATTATTGTGATTTATCAAGTTCTTGATTTAGTATTGAAGAGAATAAGGCAAAATTGGAAATGTGTGGATGATATCAAGCAAAAGATTAAATATGTGGATGAGAATTAATGGTCTCAAGTTCTTTTTTATTTAGCCTTTTTATTTTGGTTCACATTTCATAATGCTGGGTTGCTCCTATTGATCTGAGTTCATGTTCAATTGCAGGTCAAAAGGATGAGGGAAACATTGTATTCTTCTCTCATGCTTCAGGTGCTGTGCCATCATATGGATTCCAAGGCTTTCCTTGGGGTATAGAACCccttcttttttcatttattgatTTGAGTCATTCTCTTTGTAGGATATATCCTTCTTTGATGCTTCAACTGTTGGTGATCTCACTAGCAGGCTTGGGGCAGATTGTCAACAGGTGTCTCGTGTGATTGGAAATGATCTTAATCTGATATCACGCAATATTCTGCAGGTTAATTTTTGCTCTGATCCCTCTCTCTTATACACACACAGTCTCACACATTTGTCTTTTTTCTTTTGTCAAATGACTATTATAAACTTTTCTCTAAATTTATTGCACTCTGTTTGCTATCTCAGGGCTCTGGGGCCTTGATCTATCTACTAATTCTATCATGGCCGCTTGGTTTGTGCACCTTAGGAATATGCATCACACTTTCATCAATTATGATTGTTTATGGCCAGTAAGTTCACATTTTCATCACACAAATGCTTTGGCTTTACTCTAACCAATGACTACTTTGCAGTGCATGGTCCATGGATAAGCTAGCAATCAAAATTCATAATCTGAACAGCTTCTAGGTGTTTTGGTCTAATTTTAATGTACAATATCTCTTTTACAGAACATACAGAAAGGGAAATGCATGACACTTGTCACTTGTCCTGGAAAATATTCTTGAGGATATTCCAAGTTTTGAGTTTTGTTAATTGCTTTAGAAATTTTTAGAACTATAAATTCGGTACTGATTTCTGGTATGCGAGTAGAATTTACTTCTGGTTGATAATTTAATGTTGAGCTCTTCTGCAAAGTATGAGAATAATAATTGATCTGTTATCTGCTTTTGtttgcaagtggtaaatttataacaattttttGGTTTTCTAGTTTCTGTAGTGTGACTGATAAGAAATCCAGTCTCTTTCACAAGTTCACACTAGACAACTTACATGGCATGGAACTGatgctatgtttttttttagaaCACTTTATTTGGGCTATGATTAtcaaaacaatccaattttgGCTTTTATTTTGAGGAAGGGTCTGAAAGATATCTGACAGGTACCAGAAGAAGGCAGCAAAGCTGACGCAGGAGTTCACTGCCTCTGCCAATGAAGTAATGTCCGTAACATTCCTTAGTTTTTCTGGTTAACGTTTTTTTATTGAGTACTTCGTTTCTGGGACTTAGGTCGCTCAAGAGACGCTATCTTTGATGCGAACTGTTAGAGTATATGGCACAGAAGAGCAAGAAATAGGAAGGTGCGTATTTTGTGCAAATTGTTGAgccaatttttttatgttaaataaGCAAACCCATATGATGCATAGGTACGAAGTTTGGCTGGAAAGACTAGCTGGTATTAGCTTACGGCAAAGTGCTTCATATGGACTCTGGAATTTCAGCTTCAATACCCTGTACCACTCCACTCAGGTTGGTCACATGCTTTTCTTAATGTAGAGATAGTCTCTACTTGACCTCCTATATTGCTGTAATATGGAAATTGTTGTTGTACGATAAGTAAATATTTTGGACCAATGTTCAACAGCCTTACTCCTCTGAATGGTGTGCATCTGTCGCTTGTCAGGGTAATATAAATGAAGGGAAAACCTAGCTTTGTCTTTCATGCCCATTTTCGTAATGGTGTTTACTTTTGCCctttattttcttattgtttctccTTAAGGCAAGGTTGAGTTGATCGTAGAATCTTGGCACACTGCACTGGCTGCTTTAGCctattggttttctttgatcatACAGAATTTGTCCTCTTTGTTCTCTAACAATGATTGTTCTTCCATGTTGATGTTTTGTCTATTTAGGACAGTTAGTTATTTACTATTGCCTGTGTTCTTGAATGTTGCTAATGTAGATTCTTGTATGTAGTCTCTTGCTTTACTAGTTCTCTGTAGTGATGGATTGTCAATGGTATGAGTCCAACTTCTTATTGAAACTATGGAGTCTGACATATATCCTTGCCTTTTCCAGATTATTGCTGTGCTGATAGGGGGAATGTCTATTTTGTCTGGACATCTTTCAGCAGAAACACTGACGAAGTTTCTGTTATATAGTGAATGGCTAATATATTCAACATGGTGGATAGGGGATAATGTGTCAAATTTAATGCAGTCTGTGGGAGCTAGTGAGAAAGTATTTCAGTTGATGGATCTCTTGCCTAGTGAACAATTCACTACAGAAGGTAGAATCTCAGATAAGTATAAAATAGTGAAAAACAAATTTCATCAGCCTTTTTGGTTTCAAGATAACTCTGTGTTTCCATCAAGAAGGCTCAATATCTGTATTTGACAAAACCCAATccttacactatgtttggataacaattttagagagaaaagaaagggagggaaggggagggaagggaagggaaaggaagggaagagaaataTGAAAGGGAAATAGCTCTTTTTTGTATAGGAGGGAAATGAAGGGAGATGGGAGTTTTACCTTCAAATCCTTCTAACTTTGGAGAGATTGGAACcttaacaaaaagtatccatTAAATCCTTTCAATTCCTCCCCTTCAAATCCCTTCCCTCCCattttgctatccaaacaaaGAATTCTTTCTCCCTCCAAAtccttccccttcctttccctccatttccttcCGTCCAAACACACTCTTAGCTTAGTAGCCCAAGATCTAATTTGACCCAAGTTGTTATCAACCAACCAGTTGTCCAGTCCAGACGTGCAAATTCGAAGTGTAACGACGTGAGACTTTAACATGCACATTCGTCTCAAACCCAATATTTGACGTCTCTCAATTTGGAAACCTGCTGGAGTAACCAAATTAAAGTTCTAGCGTAGCTGCAAAGGCTAATTTGAGTCGAAAAAATGCTCAATAGAGATATGAGATTTGGTCTcactatatacaaaatattaaccaTTAAATTTTACTTATGATGAATAAAATTGATGGCCCAAGATTTTTGTTGGCCAACATATACCATGGTGAGtgagggaaaagggaagaaattTTAGTTGCTTGGTTTGTTAATCAATTTTTCTTCtgcttatatatatatggtccATTATATCCTCTTGCTATCAACTAATGTAGTGCTTTGATATCTGATACAGGAGCAAAACTACAAAAGCTGATAGGccatattgattttgtgaatgtCTCTTTTTTCTATCCTACAAGGTCCGAGGTATGTCTAAATGCTCGTTTAACACTCATCCACTAACTCTGGTACTGTTCTGAATTCTAAAATACTTGCATACTTTCTGTGTATGCTATTGTGCTAGCATACTGCTTTTGCTTCTTGATTTTTTGCTAGTTAGGTGCTGAATTTGGATTTTGTGGTAGAGCTTCTTAAGCTGTGTTGCTAACCATCTATGTTTCCTCATTACTTCATGTTGAGTTTACTATTTCTTCCATGTCTTCTTTTATACTCCTAAAATTGTTGGCTTGAACAAATGTgagattttgaattttttttgtactTAGTCCTTCAAGTTCTTGAATTTGAGGGATGTCTAAATGGGTTTACACATACATTCtgccattttcattttcatctcTATTCCTTCACTGACATCATAAGTGATTTGATTGAATACGAATTGTTTAAGAATATAAACTTAGGCATCATGTATCTCAAAAGAACCTAATTACAGAATCATGAATACATCTTTTTAACTCCTTGCAATATTGACTTGTTGATTGCAACATGGAACTTCATCCTGTTTAGTGTCATATTTTAAGCAGCATTGTACTGCTCTGGGGACTTACTTTCTGTGACTTAAACAGGTACCTGTACTACAAGACATCAATATTTCTATGCATCCAAATGAAGTCATTGCTATTGTAAGTGGAAACTATATGACttctttcttttccctttcttcTGGTAAGTGTGATGTCAATCCAGAGCTAAATGTTCTATGTTGGGCCATTGCTGTGTCTAAAATTTGGTATCCCAGATAAAAATACTTCTTTGAGTAGAGGAGTGGCTGAAAGGTAGAAagttaaaagagaaaaaaatgccTGTTAAAATAGGAACATGGGCTTGCATGTTGCCGCAACAAAGCCCTATTTAGCGTAACTGATCACCGAGTCTCTGATCTTCAACTGATATATTGTTGTACATATTATTGGTATAAATTCTTGCTGGGCTTTGACCCCTGCCACCCCCTGTTATTCTGGTCTCTGTGGTACTTACTTGGTCAGAAAATCAGAGTCTTGAACCCAGAAGTTTGTGTGGCTCCTAAATCTAGTTGGGTCTGAGGCTCAACCAGTTGGTGGCTTTGTGCCCACCACTCTATATTATAGGGAAATGGTAATTGTGGCGCTTGCCAATGAGCTTATTTGTCTTAAATAGTTCTACATGTAAATATATGACCTCATGCATGATAGCATATTGGCATTGAGGAATAAGGACCCCTTTTCATATCTTTTGTTAGGTTGGTCTTAGTGGCAGTGGTAAAAGCACAATTGTGAATCTTCTTCTACGTCTATATGAACCAACTAGTGGTGAGGTACGTATCTCGTTATTCATATGGTTCATTTCTATCACACAAAAAATGTATCTTCCGAAGAGGATAACCATTTAATGTGTTTCTCTCCTTTTTTTTGTAGATACTCATAGACGGTTTCTCTCTCAGAAAATTAGATGCTCAATGGTTCCGAGAAAGGATTGGATATGTGGGCCAGGTAATGCTAGTTTTTCTCTGGCAATCCGGGATATATTGTTTTTAGGCCCAGCCAATAACCTGTATGCTGGATGTTTGATAAGTTTTCTGAACCTACCACTTATTCTTGAAACAGGAACCTCGGCTTTTCAGAATGGATATTAGTTCTAATATAAGATATGGGTGTCCCAGAGAGGTCACACAAGCAGATGTTGAGTGGGCTGCTAAGCAAGCTTTTGCTCATGACTTCATTTCATCCTTGCCAAATGGTTACAATACCATTGTTGATGATGATCTGCTCAGTGGTGGGCAGAAACAGCGGATTGCTATAGCTCGAGCTATTCTCAGGGATCCAGCCATTTTGATTCTTGATGAAGCTACCAGTGCCTTGGATGCAGAAAGTGAACACAATATCAAGGTTTGTGTACGAGTAAATCATGGAATTTGTCATAAGTTCCTTGAAGCAGAAATATATGATAGATCATTGGCAGGCTAacgaaatgaaagaaaaaagttTTTTGGATGTGGCTTTAGctgataaaataaattttatgcaGGGTGTTCTTCTTGCAGTAAGAAATGATTCACGATCAAAAAGAACTGTCATTGTAATTGCACATAGGTTTGTCTTTCTTCTACAAAGTGACACCCCTTGATAACGGTTACGAACATGTTTGTCAAGGGTATTGGTTCATGGCTTCATACTATATTGGATTTTTGAATCTAATAAACCATCTTTTGCAGACTTTCTACAATACAAGCTGCAGACAAAATCGTGGTGATGAGTGGCGGTCAAATTGTTGAGGTAGGTCTTGTATTCTTATCATTATATTTATCTGATACTCTTAGTTTGTGAGCCTCAGCTTTGAAGCTATCTTGTGATTTACTTATGAGTAATTTCCTTATTTGAGTGTATGTAAAAAAACTTCACTTGTAATAGCAGAAAGTTCATAAGATGAAGCTTAGACTTTTTCCGATGTCCAAAACTAATTATCATTTTATCATTCTTGTTTTTGACATGTGTAGTTGGGCAGTCATAAGGAGCTGCTTCTAAAAGATGGATTGTATGCAAGATTGACTCGTAGACAAGCAGATGCAGTGGCTTGAACTGCAGACGAATGATGCAATTGTTGTATGCAGACTTATTACAAAGTTCAGAGCAATCGACTCATCGAGATATTATTTAAACAGCAGTCTCTGCTGCGCTCACTGGTGATTGAAGCCAATTCTTTTTCTTCTAACCTGTTAACCTGGTAATGGTATCTCACAGAAGAAAATTGCATTGATCGGTGAATACTGACGATCATTATCATTAACGTGGTTTGCAGACGCAGCTCAATTTTTAGAGTAGCTGCAACACGTTATCTCCAGAAGATTTCAACGTATGTTCCAATACCAAATTATAGAAACTTGGCTCAATCCAGAATTTGAGTTATTTGTATGTGTTATGTGCACAATGTGCAGTCATTTTGTACGAGAAAGAAGCAACGTGTGCGTGAATTGAACTTGAGTCACTTTACTAATCTTTTCAATGAAGAAATCTCAAACTTTTTGTTCTTATCCTTTTAGTCGTCATTGCACATTTCATCCGACCCGCTCATTggtttttcttttaatgttgTATTTATTTTGCTGCATTTTATAATTTGGTAACTGAATCATATATCTCTTGTCATTTTAGTTACTCTTTTTATTCCGCATTACACATGTCTTTTACATCAAATGTCTGCTCATGGCCAAATGCAAATGCATGGCCATAAAGTTTGTGAAAGTGATCAATTGACTCTTTAATtttgtcaaaaaaattaaaccctCTAATATATAGATGTAAATCAGCCTCTTATCTTTTAATAATTGTGAAAGTATATGCAGGGAAAGAAATAAAAGGGAAAGTaaggagaaaaaaaatagaaagattatatgtttttcatttgaatattaaaaataaaataacgatTATTTAATGAAAAAGTTATTCGACATTTTGTATTGAAAAGGCctttgaacaataaaaaatttggaAGGAAAAACGTATTAATCTTTCCttcctttcctttttttttaaatgctaTCTAAACATTTTCTAAATCTTCCTCGATTCCTAGGCTTAAAACATTCTTttctttaatataaatatattcctttttttaaacacaatccttaaacatcgccacccttattttaatgaattgacaATTGCCCTtagactataataataataataataataataataataatgataataaaaataaaaataatatttaaaaaaataatgacaataataataacaataacaataataataataataataacaataataataataataataataataataataataataataataatattattaaaaaaattttaaggggtgagtcgcacaaaacccgcGACTTGGCCACGACTTAgtcacacgttttgtgcgatTGAGCCGCGGCTGAGTCGCGGGTTTTGTGCAACTCAcccctttaaatttattttttttttagttttcaaaatatttttattattattattattattattattattattttattttttttagtttttttaaaaaatattattattattattattattattattattattattgttattattattatttttaaatttttttaaaatattatttttattataattattattgttattattataataataataataataattattattattattattattattattataacaataataattataataacaataataataataataataataataataataaaattttaaaaaaatcaactcacccctttaatttttatttatttttttttttttaaaaatattattattattattattattaattttttttatattatttttatttttattatcattattattttttttattataataataacaatatttattattattattattattattattattattattattattattttaaatattattattattattattattattattattattattgttgttattttaagTGCAAGAACATTTTTGTCATTTCATCAATATAGAGGtaacgataaaatgaaaagaatgcCGATGTTTAGCAATACCCTTTTTAAATGCTATTCAAACACATCCTAAACTTTCCCTGCTAGACTTAAacattcttttatttaatactttataaatatatatataaattagatAAGAATAATTAAATGATTAGTACATGGTAATTTCACCTTTAACCAATAGAAAAATAAGGATATCATTAAAGAGTACTCCCTATGTAAACGTTCATTTGATTATAGAGTTGTGTATATTAATCACAAATTTGCACTTgatgaataagataaataaCAATTAAAGTGAATGGAATGGGATTATAAGAGATAATAAGTGATACTAAAAAGATTGAAAgagaattttgaaaatcattaatCATAATCATTAATAACCCAAATAAAAATCAGACGTAAATCAATTAGAAATTAAATGCAAATTAaggacttaaataaatataagagtTGAAAACAAGCCAAAAATTTAGAAAAGATTACCGAGAATAATCTAATAATCTTTCgtgatttccctacaataatttcacctattgataaactatgaataatcccaactttgtgGGTATTTTCTTAGGGTAAACTCGGTAACCGGATAACTcgttatagcaagttttatttttttaaaaaaagataaattaaaataaaatgtcgaaaaaaatattaaaaaatatttttaaaaaattatgagttttttattatttagaatttttaatgtaaattttaaaatttttctctaattttaaattaatttttagtttacttttttggtaaattacctactatagtgGGTCATCGAATTATTCAAATTTACCTTAGGCAAATATTccttaaagttgaaattatttatagttaattaatagatgaaattattatagaaaaattataaaaatgttaaattattttaagtaatttttctaataaattaaGCACAAATAGCTAAAATTAGTCAttcttaatttcttaaaaaaaaagagaaaataatgaacaagagcAATACAACCCATCTCTCGTCTTCAAAGGCTACCCAAAAAACCCAGAATTTTTAGAGCAGAGAGAAACGTTAACAATGGAATCATACCAGCAGCCCCAGCCGCATCACCATTACATGAGACCACCACAACCCCCTCAACCTCCACCATCGATGTCTGCCGATCCTCATTTCTCTCACCACCTACAACCGCCGCCGCCTCCTCCTCCGTCAAACTCGTGGTTTTCCGGCCAATTTCAATACCAACCTTCTCattctcctcctcctcctcctccgcCGCCGCAACCTCAACCTCAACCTCAGCAGCAGAATCAGTGGGGCCCATCTCCCCCTCCTTATCATGCGCACCCTCACCAGCCTTATCCTGCGCAACACTaccctcctcctcctcctcctcctcctcctccgcCTCGCCCTTCTCAACCTCCTCCCCCTCCTCCTACTTATTCTCAtcaggtttttatttttttagggtttttcatttttagggtttcatttcttcttttatttttatttttatttttgatttttattttttagcttTAAATGTTATGTTTCTTAGTTTCTACAATAACAATATGCCTTCACCTCAATGCCTTTGAGTGTTCCCTTTTGGGTCGGATGTATCATGTATGCACATGGATCTTGATTTAATGGGCCATTTtaatacatataaaatataaattataattggaaACCAAGGAAAACTAAATCTTTACCCATTGACATAAGGGACACATCAGTGTTATGTTTGTAATTGTgacaaataatataattatcgaACATTATGAATActaaattgttcttgttattttaGTGATATAACTCTGGTTGATTGATGCATTTTAGTTCGCATAAGATTTGGACACTTGAACGTTACAAGTTTATTTGCTAAGAACAGGAGAATTGATACATTTATACTTGTATGAAGTATGACTTGTATAGCTACGGTAGCTGGTTTGCTGCATCTTGAGTATAGAATTTGTTTTGTGGTGCTTGGACTTGTTAACAGTGTTTCTTTTGCTGCTTATTACGGACATATGGAgtcttaaaattttgattttggctCTTGAATTTATGAGAGAAGTAATGAAGTGGAGATTTAGGTTTCTTGATCCCAGTGACTAAATGGGTTATTGATATAGGTTTCTTATATCATTTGACAGAAGGGGTTTCCTGTTGGATATGGCAAGTCTATGCTCTATGGCAAGTCTGGTCCTCTGGCACTCGTTTCTGAGTGTACGATTAATAATGTATACTGTCGGTTTTGTGCATAATCGCTTTATAACTGACCCATGAAGTGAGGTTTTGAATCTAAAAGTTGGTGTTTTTTTAAGCTGGAAAACTTGGTTAAGAGAAGTAATTACTAGTTAGTCAAGAATTAGGTTATCTTGAGTTTGATGAGAATTTGGGGATAAGattgttttttgattttcttctgTTCTGGCGTAGTGGTTGGATATGgtgattttgtttttggagGTTAAATTAGAGCTGCATGGTGAGTTATGTGCACCTGTTAGCCCCTTGCTTCTTAAAGTCTAGAACCAAGGAAAATTCGAGAAGGTAATTTGGTGCTATATTGATAATTTGGCCAGATGTCCTTGGTTGTgcaaccaaatagtgttgttttgcATTCCACTTTATCTGGCCAATATAAATTTCCAATTCCACTTGAAGATGTAGCTACTTCATGTTTATTTAAACTACTAGTTTGAAGTTCATATGGTGCAACTGCAGTTTAGTGGCTAATTTTATGGTTTATTGGTAGATGTTTGGTGTTTGGGTAGATTTGATTTGCTTTTGTTTCCTTGCCTGTGTGCTGTGATGCTAGAGACATGTTTTCTTTATCCCCCTTTTGgttcatttatttcttttgagtgatttttttttttccgtgtcttggaatttgatgattaaaaagTAGACTAGGAATATGTTTGCATTGCCTTTTTCAATGCTTGTGCcatgatttattatttttttactgcTTTTAATCATGTACAAATGGCCCtgtatgattttcttttttcgtaTATATGACAAGTGACAACTCAATTGCTATGTTATTTTGGGGTGCTGTCTTTTATGGTTTCTTTGGTTCTCTAATGCTGTTGCAGAAGAGGATGCTTTACTCTCTTTTCTAATACTGTGTT from Amaranthus tricolor cultivar Red isolate AtriRed21 chromosome 3, ASM2621246v1, whole genome shotgun sequence includes:
- the LOC130807879 gene encoding ABC transporter B family member 26, chloroplastic; translated protein: MALATLTFKSTYSPPLSLPLRHTKARQFPPVFSLHLKRYPIYRLPLSSRTFCRRRNLLIVKSATVNGLSVSNNQENQGIVENIELRERIRRFLENLKSILPGGKWWRLSDEEIDVNLTAKPVTVWNALYRMWNLVSNDRWVIYTAFSTLIITALAEISIPHFLTASIFSAQSGKVMIFRRNVILLASFCITAGICSGIRGGCFSIANMILVKRMRETLYSSLMLQDISFFDASTVGDLTSRLGADCQQVSRVIGNDLNLISRNILQGSGALIYLLILSWPLGLCTLGICITLSSIMIVYGQYQKKAAKLTQEFTASANEVAQETLSLMRTVRVYGTEEQEIGRYEVWLERLAGISLRQSASYGLWNFSFNTLYHSTQIIAVLIGGMSILSGHLSAETLTKFLLYSEWLIYSTWWIGDNVSNLMQSVGASEKVFQLMDLLPSEQFTTEGAKLQKLIGHIDFVNVSFFYPTRSEVPVLQDINISMHPNEVIAIVGLSGSGKSTIVNLLLRLYEPTSGEILIDGFSLRKLDAQWFRERIGYVGQEPRLFRMDISSNIRYGCPREVTQADVEWAAKQAFAHDFISSLPNGYNTIVDDDLLSGGQKQRIAIARAILRDPAILILDEATSALDAESEHNIKGVLLAVRNDSRSKRTVIVIAHRLSTIQAADKIVVMSGGQIVELGSHKELLLKDGLYARLTRRQADAVA